A genomic stretch from Cellulomonas sp. KRMCY2 includes:
- a CDS encoding glycosyltransferase, with translation MKVAVRYAAAHVDADGHVTEHDAGATLVRRLLRVFPGALLIGPGARQCAGFEMIPLEFVDGATTVVINMDVIDSVGVWQTLKAGCDEPHLMNFVWWNTSQFTHTVQRTALALSCALFPTFANSARTASEVREIVSAWTIQSLAEKAQIAWVNLGIRLEHVQPRQEPSVPVVLYPAIYLSERKQPQLFLDVVERVVRRTPIKVEARLHESHLISEKAMGLSRHDWSWVGPLTASRDSYWEALARTTAFLATATEESYGLEYIEALVAGAVGIFPDRPWVHAILPAGYPFIFRTPAEAEEMLYRAVTDTAACRRELDAAAGGSFAEWLRTRHDDDLFEKAIADQVSAWFGR, from the coding sequence ATGAAGGTCGCAGTGCGGTACGCGGCAGCACACGTTGATGCCGATGGTCATGTCACGGAGCACGACGCCGGCGCCACCCTGGTCCGGCGGCTGCTCCGGGTCTTCCCGGGCGCGCTGCTGATCGGGCCCGGCGCCCGGCAGTGCGCCGGGTTCGAGATGATCCCGCTCGAGTTCGTCGACGGTGCGACGACGGTCGTGATCAACATGGACGTCATCGACTCGGTCGGCGTCTGGCAGACGCTCAAGGCCGGCTGCGACGAGCCGCACCTGATGAACTTCGTGTGGTGGAACACCTCGCAGTTCACCCACACGGTGCAGCGGACCGCCCTCGCGCTGTCCTGTGCCCTGTTCCCGACCTTCGCGAACTCGGCGCGCACCGCGAGCGAGGTCCGCGAGATCGTCTCGGCGTGGACCATCCAGTCGCTCGCCGAGAAGGCCCAGATCGCCTGGGTGAACCTCGGCATCCGCCTCGAGCACGTGCAGCCCCGTCAGGAGCCGTCCGTCCCCGTGGTGCTCTACCCGGCGATCTACCTGTCGGAGCGCAAGCAGCCACAGCTGTTCCTCGACGTGGTCGAGCGCGTGGTCAGGCGCACGCCGATCAAGGTGGAGGCCAGGCTGCACGAGTCGCACCTGATCTCCGAGAAGGCGATGGGCCTCTCCCGGCACGACTGGTCCTGGGTCGGTCCGCTGACGGCGAGCCGGGACAGCTACTGGGAGGCGCTCGCGCGCACGACGGCGTTCCTCGCGACCGCCACCGAGGAGTCCTACGGCCTGGAGTACATCGAGGCCCTGGTCGCCGGCGCCGTCGGCATCTTCCCGGACCGCCCGTGGGTGCACGCGATCCTGCCTGCGGGGTACCCGTTCATCTTCCGGACGCCCGCGGAGGCCGAGGAGATGCTCTACCGCGCGGTCACCGACACCGCCGCGTGCCGCCGCGAGCTCGACGCTGCTGCCGGTGGCAGCTTCGCCGAGTGGCTGCGCACCCGGCATGACGACGACCTGTTCGAGAAGGCCATCGCCGACCAGGTCAGTGCCTGGTTCGGCCGCTGA
- a CDS encoding SDR family oxidoreductase, which translates to MSDADREPPVNPVPSQHAGPFVEAPRTAVVTGAGRGIGRGLAIGLAANGYQLALVGRTRSHLDAVAAEIAARARDAAGPTPRTLVVAVDVTDGPGVRAAVEEIESGLEPAGGVGLLVNNAGVVEQREVPFAQDDVEDSWRVIETNVRGPMLVSRALLPGMLARGGGRIVNINSGAGHRGMPGYTGYAISKGALFRLTTLLDTQYRDEGLRVFDLAPGVVATDMTATMPTHGDRTEWTPAEASLELLLAIGDGTLDALSGRYLRAGSDTVAELAARAYDIIVNDARTLRMVPYGPTDPLHA; encoded by the coding sequence ATGAGCGACGCCGACCGTGAGCCACCCGTCAACCCCGTCCCGAGCCAGCATGCAGGTCCGTTCGTCGAGGCACCGCGAACCGCTGTCGTCACCGGAGCCGGCCGGGGCATCGGCCGGGGCCTGGCCATCGGGTTGGCCGCGAACGGCTATCAGCTCGCCCTGGTGGGGCGCACCCGGAGCCACCTGGACGCGGTCGCCGCGGAGATCGCCGCCCGCGCCCGCGACGCGGCCGGGCCGACGCCCAGGACGCTGGTGGTGGCCGTCGACGTCACGGACGGCCCGGGTGTGCGGGCGGCGGTCGAGGAGATCGAGTCGGGACTCGAGCCGGCCGGCGGTGTCGGTCTGCTGGTGAACAACGCCGGCGTGGTCGAGCAGCGCGAGGTGCCGTTCGCGCAGGACGACGTCGAGGACTCCTGGCGGGTGATCGAGACCAACGTGCGGGGTCCGATGCTGGTCAGCCGCGCCCTGCTGCCCGGGATGCTCGCCCGTGGCGGAGGGCGGATCGTGAACATCAACTCCGGCGCCGGCCATCGGGGGATGCCCGGCTACACGGGGTACGCGATCAGCAAGGGCGCCCTGTTCCGCCTGACGACCCTGCTCGACACCCAGTACCGCGACGAGGGTCTGCGGGTGTTCGACCTCGCACCCGGCGTCGTCGCCACCGACATGACCGCCACCATGCCCACGCACGGCGACCGGACCGAGTGGACCCCGGCCGAGGCGAGCCTCGAGCTGCTCCTGGCCATCGGCGACGGCACCCTGGACGCACTGTCGGGGCGGTACCTGCGGGCGGGCAGCGACACCGTCGCCGAGCTCGCCGCCCGTGCGTACGACATCATCGTCAACGACGCCCGGACCCTGCGCATGGTGCCCTACGGCCCCACGGACCCGCTGCACGCCTGA
- a CDS encoding N-acetyltransferase, whose protein sequence is MPDLTRSQPVVAVRAATVDDAAAVAALVHSAYRAEESRSGWTTEADLLGGQRVDAAMVRDLLGRSGSVVLLARHAETPGLQGRAVDGPDGAVADEPDGAPSAPILACCHLERRESGAYLGMLAVRPGLQGRGIGRTVLDAAQSWADVTWGGSELEITVLAQRPELIAWYERRGFVLTGERYDFPYGDERYGVPHRADLVLLAMRRSTVPPTT, encoded by the coding sequence GTGCCGGACCTCACCCGCAGCCAGCCGGTCGTGGCCGTCCGGGCGGCGACCGTCGATGACGCCGCGGCCGTCGCGGCGCTCGTCCACTCGGCCTACCGGGCCGAGGAGAGCCGCTCGGGCTGGACGACGGAGGCTGATCTGCTCGGCGGCCAGCGCGTCGACGCCGCCATGGTCCGCGACCTCCTCGGTCGGTCGGGGAGTGTCGTCCTGCTCGCCCGGCACGCCGAGACCCCCGGCCTGCAGGGTCGGGCCGTCGACGGTCCGGACGGTGCCGTGGCCGACGAGCCCGACGGTGCGCCGAGCGCGCCGATCCTCGCCTGCTGCCACCTCGAGCGGCGGGAGTCGGGCGCGTACCTCGGCATGCTCGCGGTCCGCCCCGGTCTGCAGGGCCGCGGGATCGGTCGGACGGTCCTCGATGCGGCCCAGTCGTGGGCGGACGTGACCTGGGGAGGGTCCGAGCTCGAGATCACCGTCCTGGCCCAGCGCCCCGAGCTGATCGCCTGGTACGAGCGACGGGGTTTCGTGCTCACCGGTGAGCGGTACGACTTCCCCTACGGCGACGAGCGCTACGGCGTCCCGCACCGGGCCGACCTGGTCCTGCTCGCCATGCGCCGATCGACGGTGCCTCCGACGACCTGA
- a CDS encoding chromosome partitioning protein: MDERDVWDATVAGETAAARSVDGEERPLTRRELRERRTGTGQWAEPADRPDEHALADERALADERALADEQALADEQALAEEHALADEQALADEHVEPTADAWGLAVDWSLHNELPRQLPPEPEVDDVRWDPVVVADGAPARIPVAGRWPAVEGAPAPSGWGEPVTRAQPAGDAGPADHPPDTPTGGTTEWFDEMSGERTTHEPATVPGATTDGSVQQPWSAAPAGPPVSFPLVIGTVGPASAGAGQLPTLNDLLAARPAPPEGPAELGWQSTLRRMTGGLLAPGPGRAEQRHRVAVGSVQRSLAGPKTIVVINPKGGAHKTTATLLIAATFGLHRGGYTLAWDNNETRGTLGWRSHQSRHHNTAVNLLQDLDRFTDPGSARVGDLDNYVRSQGSAQFDVLASDEDAASAASIDDFAFRALHRTLSRFYRVMVIDTGNNMRASNWQAAITAADQVVIVSTVREDTAQSAAWAVDALRATGHEDVVRRAVTVLSAPAPKRDDKLAQRLHEHFGRLTRTVLDVPYDPSLVAGSPLEYEALADTTREAWLTVTAAVAEGL, from the coding sequence GTGGACGAGCGTGATGTGTGGGACGCGACGGTCGCCGGCGAGACCGCAGCGGCCCGGTCCGTCGACGGCGAGGAGCGCCCGCTGACGCGACGCGAGCTCCGCGAACGCCGGACCGGGACCGGCCAGTGGGCCGAGCCGGCCGACCGTCCGGACGAGCACGCTCTGGCTGACGAGCGGGCCCTGGCTGACGAGCGGGCCCTGGCCGACGAGCAGGCGCTGGCCGACGAGCAGGCGCTCGCGGAGGAGCATGCCCTGGCCGACGAGCAGGCGCTCGCGGACGAGCACGTCGAGCCGACCGCCGATGCCTGGGGCCTCGCCGTCGACTGGTCGCTGCACAACGAGCTGCCCCGTCAGCTCCCGCCTGAGCCCGAGGTGGACGACGTCCGGTGGGATCCCGTCGTGGTGGCCGACGGTGCACCCGCGCGGATCCCGGTGGCGGGGCGCTGGCCCGCGGTCGAGGGAGCACCTGCCCCGTCCGGCTGGGGCGAGCCGGTGACGAGAGCGCAGCCCGCCGGCGACGCCGGCCCGGCCGACCACCCGCCGGACACGCCCACGGGGGGGACGACCGAGTGGTTCGACGAGATGTCCGGCGAGCGCACCACGCACGAACCGGCAACGGTGCCGGGCGCGACGACGGACGGATCCGTGCAGCAGCCGTGGTCGGCCGCGCCGGCCGGCCCGCCGGTGTCCTTCCCGCTGGTCATCGGGACCGTCGGCCCGGCGTCCGCCGGCGCAGGGCAGCTGCCGACCCTGAACGATCTGCTCGCCGCCCGGCCCGCGCCACCGGAGGGTCCGGCCGAGCTCGGTTGGCAGAGCACGCTGCGCCGGATGACCGGTGGGCTCCTCGCCCCCGGCCCGGGCCGGGCCGAGCAGCGGCACCGGGTGGCCGTCGGGTCGGTGCAGCGCAGCCTTGCCGGACCCAAGACGATCGTGGTGATCAACCCGAAGGGCGGCGCGCACAAGACGACTGCCACGCTGCTGATCGCGGCGACCTTCGGCCTGCACCGCGGCGGGTACACGCTCGCCTGGGACAACAACGAGACCCGTGGGACGCTGGGCTGGCGGTCGCACCAGTCGCGCCACCACAACACTGCCGTCAACCTGCTGCAGGATCTGGACCGCTTCACGGACCCCGGGTCGGCACGGGTCGGCGACCTGGACAACTACGTGCGCTCGCAGGGCTCCGCACAGTTCGACGTGCTCGCATCGGACGAGGACGCTGCGTCGGCCGCCTCGATCGACGACTTCGCGTTCCGGGCGCTGCACCGGACGCTGTCGCGCTTCTACCGGGTCATGGTCATCGACACCGGCAACAACATGCGCGCCTCGAACTGGCAGGCCGCCATCACGGCCGCCGACCAGGTCGTGATCGTCTCGACGGTTCGCGAGGACACTGCGCAGTCGGCGGCCTGGGCGGTCGACGCCCTGCGCGCAACGGGCCATGAGGACGTCGTCCGGCGTGCGGTGACAGTGCTCTCCGCTCCTGCGCCGAAGCGCGACGACAAGCTCGCGCAGCGGCTGCACGAGCACTTCGGCAGGCTGACCCGGACGGTGCTCGACGTGCCGTACGACCCGTCGCTGGTCGCCGGCAGCCCGCTCGAGTACGAGGCGCTCGCCGACACCACCCGCGAGGCGTGGCTGACGGTCACGGCTGCCGTCGCCGAGGGTCTCTGA
- a CDS encoding RNA polymerase sigma factor — MRDDAWFDGLFRAHSTAVYRYFARRAALDDAQDLTADVLATAWRRREDVPEGAELPWLYRTAGYVLANHRRKGRPVPVEVVPDEPDDADPADLTLADEEVRGVLAALSPRDRRILLLHAWEGLDGDQLAAALGISRGGADAALSRARARLRQVWAERDAVGDVPGASNAAGATQAR, encoded by the coding sequence GTGCGTGACGACGCGTGGTTCGACGGGCTCTTCCGCGCGCACTCGACAGCGGTGTACAGGTACTTCGCACGCCGAGCCGCCCTCGACGACGCCCAGGACCTCACCGCCGACGTCCTGGCGACCGCGTGGCGACGCCGCGAGGACGTGCCGGAGGGTGCCGAGCTGCCGTGGCTCTACCGCACCGCCGGGTACGTGCTGGCCAACCATCGGCGCAAGGGCCGGCCCGTCCCGGTCGAGGTCGTGCCCGACGAGCCGGACGACGCCGACCCGGCCGACCTCACGCTCGCCGACGAGGAGGTGCGCGGCGTGCTCGCGGCGCTCTCGCCGCGCGATCGCCGGATCCTGCTCCTGCACGCCTGGGAGGGTCTGGACGGCGACCAGCTCGCCGCTGCGCTCGGCATCAGCCGTGGTGGCGCGGACGCGGCCTTGTCCCGCGCGCGGGCCCGGCTGCGACAGGTGTGGGCCGAGCGGGACGCCGTCGGCGACGTGCCCGGTGCAAGCAACGCGGCCGGTGCGACACAGGCACGGTGA
- a CDS encoding cold-shock protein produces MATGTVKWFNAEKGFGFIAPDDGGADVFAHYSAIATSGYRSLEENQKVEFEVKQGPKGPQADNIRPL; encoded by the coding sequence ATGGCTACTGGCACCGTGAAGTGGTTCAACGCTGAAAAGGGCTTCGGCTTCATCGCCCCCGACGACGGCGGCGCCGACGTCTTCGCCCACTACTCTGCGATCGCGACGAGCGGCTACCGCTCGCTCGAGGAGAACCAGAAGGTCGAGTTCGAGGTCAAGCAGGGCCCCAAGGGCCCCCAGGCCGACAACATCCGCCCGCTCTGA
- a CDS encoding glutamine amidotransferase, with translation MKPFLLLATRSDDDAALGEYEAVRLFGGLDRDQLHRVRLEAGPLPAIDLDAYSGVIVGGSPFNASDPVAEKSTVQLRVEAELAALLDEVVARDVPFLGACYGVGTLGVHQGGVVDRTYGEPVGAVPVTLTDAGRRDPLFAGMPAVFDAFVGHKEAVQTPPPGAVVLATSPACPVQAFRIRDNLYATQFHPELDVPGIVARVQIYQHAGYFRPEDLDHVIAKVSGAVVDEPPRILANFVRRYAR, from the coding sequence GTGAAGCCGTTCCTGCTCCTGGCCACCCGGTCCGACGACGATGCGGCGCTCGGCGAGTACGAGGCCGTGCGGCTGTTCGGTGGTCTCGATCGTGACCAGCTGCACCGCGTCCGCCTCGAGGCCGGTCCCCTGCCGGCGATCGACCTCGACGCGTACTCGGGCGTGATCGTCGGCGGGAGCCCGTTCAACGCGAGCGACCCGGTCGCCGAGAAGTCCACCGTCCAGCTCCGGGTCGAGGCCGAGCTCGCGGCCCTGCTCGACGAGGTCGTGGCCCGCGACGTCCCGTTCCTCGGCGCCTGCTACGGCGTCGGGACGCTCGGCGTGCACCAGGGCGGCGTGGTCGACCGCACCTACGGCGAGCCGGTCGGGGCGGTCCCGGTCACGTTGACCGACGCCGGACGCCGGGACCCGCTGTTCGCAGGCATGCCTGCGGTCTTCGACGCGTTCGTCGGGCACAAGGAGGCCGTGCAGACACCGCCGCCGGGCGCCGTCGTCCTGGCGACGTCACCGGCGTGCCCGGTCCAGGCCTTCCGGATCAGGGACAACCTCTACGCGACCCAGTTCCACCCCGAGCTGGACGTGCCGGGGATCGTGGCGCGGGTGCAGATCTACCAGCACGCCGGGTACTTCCGGCCGGAGGACCTGGACCACGTGATCGCGAAGGTCAGCGGGGCGGTCGTCGACGAACCACCCCGGATCCTCGCCAACTTCGTGCGGCGTTACGCCCGCTGA
- a CDS encoding GntR family transcriptional regulator, whose protein sequence is MLVVDPASHVPPYEQVRSQIEALVAGGALPAGHRLPTVRRLADDLGLAANTVARAYRELEQAGVVATRGRHGTFVAVRGSDREREARLAAQAYVRRVRELGVEDEQALVLIRGALSA, encoded by the coding sequence ATGCTCGTCGTGGACCCGGCATCGCACGTGCCGCCGTACGAACAGGTGCGCAGCCAGATCGAGGCGCTCGTCGCCGGCGGTGCGCTGCCGGCCGGGCACCGGCTGCCGACCGTGCGCCGGCTCGCCGACGATCTCGGCCTCGCGGCCAACACTGTCGCACGCGCCTATCGCGAGCTCGAGCAGGCCGGGGTCGTCGCGACCCGTGGCCGGCACGGGACGTTCGTCGCGGTACGCGGGTCGGACCGTGAGCGCGAGGCGCGCCTGGCCGCCCAGGCGTATGTCCGAAGGGTCCGGGAGCTCGGGGTCGAGGACGAGCAGGCGCTCGTGCTGATCCGCGGAGCGCTCAGCGCGTGA